Genomic segment of Musa acuminata AAA Group cultivar baxijiao unplaced genomic scaffold, Cavendish_Baxijiao_AAA HiC_scaffold_1087, whole genome shotgun sequence:
TATACTTGACTTCTACCCTGAGCACTGGCAAGGTATCTGTAGACACAGTAACGTGAAATCCAATCCACGACGGAATTCTATCTATGTATGGGCAGCAAGCATCATAGTAGTATTGTATCGGTCGTAATGCCAGAGCAGAGGAATAATTCCCGCAAGGCAACGAAGGGGACGAGCTTGGGTTGAAGCATGATGGAATTCAGTCCTATCCTCAATTTATGAGTTACAAATCAAGTCTTACGGGTTGGTTGGTCCGATCGATTGTTGTAGCTCCTGGTCCTTTAAGAATATAGAGACAGAGATTTCAGCCTACAGCGGCACCCTCCCTGAGTAATAGCCGACTTGGACAACTACTCGGGACTCCCTACGCGTCGACTAGGCTTATAAGAATAGGCTCCCCTCACAAATAATGGGCTAACATTATAAGAATGGGCTCCCCTCACAAATAATGGGGTTGAATAAGCTTTTAAATGAGCTCTACAACAAAGGCCGGCACGATGGAAAGCGGATTTCTCTTTTATATAATGTTAACAATTTCAACAAAATAAGAAATTGGGAATTCTATCGGGATGAGGTTGAATTATACTATTATGGATCGCGGGGtggggaagaggaatcgacgaagaatCCAGGAAAGAGCCGTGAAGGAAAAGCGTGACGAGTCAATTCTTGTCTTGCTTGAAATGTTAGAAGGAGCTAAATCAATAGGTGCCGGAGCTGCTACAATTGCTTCAGCCGGAGCTGCTGTCGGTATTGGAAACGTCCTCAGTTCCTCGATCAATTCTGTGGCGCGAAATCCATCATTGGCTAAACAATTATTTGGTTATGCCATTTTGGGCTTTGCTCTCACCGAAGCTATTGCATCGTTTGCCCTAATGATGGCCTTTCTGATCTCATTCGTATTCCGATCGCAAAAACAATGTCTTTGGTGATATTTGGATTTAGTAGGAGCTAGAGATTGTAGAATTTTCGAATATTAGAGTGGTGGGTGGGTGGTCGATTAGACGGTATCTAGTTCCAAGACTAT
This window contains:
- the LOC103973025 gene encoding ATP synthase subunit 9, mitochondrial, with protein sequence MRLNYTIMDRGVGKRNRRRIQERAVKEKRDESILVLLEMLEGAKSIGAGAATIASAGAAVGIGNVLSSSINSVARNPSLAKQLFGYAILGFALTEAIASFALMMAFLISFVFRSQKQCLW